The genomic window TCACGGTagtatttttgcattaaattgtcacaaaaattcacaaacattttttttcggGCGTGAAAAAAGCACTTTTCAACAGAACAAGCCAATTTTCCAGGTATTCCAGCACTTGAATTTCTAAGAGCCAAATCTAGTGGTATATAACAAAAATCTGTAGATTCCATAATGTATGAATTTTGCTCTcctgtaaaattgtaataaaagtgtTTGGCACCTGGGGGTCAAAGTCAACATCATCACTCCAATGTAACGCCTTTTCGATCCCGATTCTCCAAACCAAGACTCTGTAAAAAGACCCAATAACCATCTGTCAGTGAAAAAAAATGCTGTCACAGACAAAAGCAAGCAGCTGTGAGGTCATTCTTACTCTGTTTGTCTGCAGATCGGTCAAGGAAGAGACGGACTCTGTCTGAGGGAATAGCGAAGGAAATCCCTGCTGTCACTTTCATGGTATTAATGCCGATGACCTCACCATCCTGAAGAGTACAAACATGACACATCAGTTTATTACATAAGGCTAGAGTATGGGCAGTACAATACAATATTGATGAACATTTGAAAACAATTCACGTTCTTAATATGACAGTCATGAAGCTCTGTGTTGCTCTGAAGGTCCAGCAATCTGTAGTCAACTACTAAATGTGCACTAATAACTTTCTCCTTCACCTtattgtacaataataataatgatatataataatataaatataataataataataataatagtgtcatgtaattttggggagtttcattcttaatttgtcgactttaactgcagtttggcactttcattttcattcaagaacatttcatgcgtgccccccatgacaaacgacaTATTGGATCCGAGGAACTGctagaagagtgtagttttaatggcctactttgccatctgaataacaAGGAACACCGATTGCTTACTTACCAAatccgtagagacaggacaatcaacgcgAACTGGATTTGCGTCTTTTTTTATAagaagacgagtggcaaatctggatttcaccatttataatacaaaaagctctcgggtaaaaatgtttcttacaaaCATAATTTTGTTGCGTGTTAGAAGACCACTGTAGTCCACAAATGTGGGTCCTTTCTCATCacggggaaatgaaaacaaaacctttgttgtggcACGTTTATAAACAACACTGACAACCCATGTCTCTGAACAATTCCTCTTCTTCCACATATTTTATTTACGGTTAGCAACACAACGTCGCGTCTCTCTGAATACTGTAACAGGTAGTttttgaagctatcatgcatattaataaagttgcacctcattcacaatagagcacgctgattagttcgtctttctcttgaattaatgatgaaCGCTCAAAGACGTCACATTGTACCCGCTGttacagacagccagtctccatgctggaatttacacaaggagcTCATGGCcttgacgtagcttcaaaatttcttttcaaaccggaagaacgaatttgtttgaaataaagcaaaaacaaccaattttcacttttattgttaaatatgtgtcctaagagtgtttttagcagcgtggaacATATATATGACTATTAACATCTCAAAAATATGTtttagtgtttcgtgaccctttaaaccaaAAGGCAGAAGCAGTTTTTTGAGTAAATGTCAGCGACTCACCAGGTTTATGAGAGGCCCTCCTGAATTTCCAAACTGTAAAGCAGAATTGTGATTGAGTGATGGAATGCAATTCATTAAATgatgacatacattttttttgcatgcaacacCACCCATTTTCCAGTGCTCTTACATCTATGGTAGCGTCCGTCTGGATGTAGTCCATGTTGGAGTTGGAGAGACCCAGTTCTTTACTGCCTCTCTGAGCAGAGCTGACGATTCCAGATGTGATGGTGTTTTTAAGAGAAAAGGGGCTCCCCATGGCAACCACAAATTCACCTTGACGCACATCAGATGACTTGCCAAGACGCAACGTTGGtagaggattctgggacaagacaGAGAACACAATGACATTATGTCAGACTATATGGCCATGTACTAGAACTGTGGTAaaagtaaactgtaaaaaatcaaTTGCAAAAATGGCCTTCCAAACATAAAAGCCTCCTCTGTTACTGTTGGTTTACCTAAAATTGTTGACTATAATTATTCTTTAGTTGCTGTAATATTACTGCATTTAAAAATCTGAGGATACAAAACCAAATGTCACTAAGGTTATCACAATTTCGAGTTTATTTCCATATTTGTATTCGGCGGTTCCTCCTGaaatattacagtgtgtatgtagcctaaatacagtataaacagaTTAATGGGTTAACACTAGGGCTTGatattaacacccaccaaccgcAGGTAGACTTCGGCTGTGGCGGattagacagccactcccactatCCACTTTGGCTGGTCGAAAATCagttataaattgtattttttttaaagtagggttcaacaataaggatgaACCTCTAGAAATGAGAAGCAGCCCGACtgacaaaaacaactgtgttcatgcaagcaaaagaaagcagatgaatacagaatgttatgtgaTGCGCGCAATTTTTTAAAAGCGTGCACGCTCTtatttccttgcgtgaagcaaccttGACTGGAAACACAATGCTGCGATCGGTTCTGTTTGAAATAGACTTGACAAAAAGTGATACACATCCACCATTTTCAAGAGCTcgagattaaaaaacaaaaaaagaaggtattttatgTATGCAGCAGCAGTTGCAGCTTTAGCTTTAAACAATCTTTGAACAGATAATTAATGGGCCTAATGTTAACTGTGTGCGTttgatcatccttttattattgcacacggtatgtttttcacctgttttcttttttttaatatgattaaagccccgcccacaaacacagtagcaaagaaaaagaaaaaggacaCTGTAGCAGACGCCAGTTGAATCATGTcgcgaagacgctgtgctctgaagtgtgaggggaaagttagtgttattttctctactCAAAGATGAAacagtgaagagtcagtggttgaggtttattttggcaaaaatacCTCAACATTACAGCCCAggcttgtgctgtgttcctgtcatttttctgatgagtgctttaGATCAGAAAAGTCTGTTgacgtatgggactttgtcagagctcgacaggaactttacagtacacagtttatggatcagtttcttcctccatttcacaagtgtaagtatgtgcaattaaaatggttgcctctttgttttctctacaaattatgtatttaattgttttttgctaCTTATAACCGCTTGTAGtgcatctggttaactctttatattctcatatcacgtcTAATGCCATGATGAAAATGCGACGTGTGCCgctttgtttatggatttaaatgcatttacataTAAATGCACAATCCACTGGCacttgtcgttgctatggccatcatcagtttccgggataaataacaaaacgggagggtggcgggagatgggtctgaaattacAGGAGACTCCCGAAAAAAAAAcgtgagtgttggcaggtatactcacacatacactctgcactctgactacttcaatattgttgataagccatggtgggcatttctctctgtctcacgctgaacgctgttgaccaatcacaacagagtacaataggaccaatcagcgcagattagcatcgcaTTAGGGAGGGGTGTAGGAACAAATTAACTGTTAAATAATCATAAGCGTGTCGCTGGCataatttgataaaaataaatgcatattttaagacaatgaaagtgtacTTTGCCCTTGAATgcacatcagcctgttgttggagaccccccccccccaaaacaaaacaaaatatgaccctttttaatgtataataggggctctttaaatccaTTCAGACAAACTCCGGGTCTGACagaagaacttttagcttagcttagcatagatccttgaatcagattagaccattagcatctcgctcaaaaaattcCTAAGAGTTTTTAAAGTAAGACTTGACTCTTGTGTAGTTAAAGTATGCACCAAGACTGATGGAAATGAATAGCTGCTATGTTCCAACTTGACATGGCTAGTAACTATACCTATACGCCTCTTGGGAGGTATAcatgggcattctgtttgaatgggtaaatcaaattcttcaaaactgcttgccaagattacgattacattacatactatgaataaccaataaaattaaacagtaactgtcctttttgtttaatttataaatgTCTATATCACACAATATCTGCAAAAACTCACATCTAgtccaagcccctcccctggagaattgtcattctatactgATCGCTGATTGGCTAATGTACTAAAAggtggggcttcatttgccataatgactgcttcacttttcccattcaaaagtataTGAGTGACACGTCATGTGTATTCTATAATCTttgctatactctcattctggagtAATAATCAAAGATTTTGGACTATTTgttagacccagagatcagctgaacggATTAAAATGAccaaactcaacagtttaactctgaGTAACTTGAAAAATGAGCCTATTTGCCAGAAAGTCTTACTTTAAATAcgtcataattaatataaaacaaaaaaaaagtatattgtttGCTTTTATAACTTAAATTACAGTCAATGTAACTGCATagagaatgtgtttgtgtgtgtgtgtgtgtgtgtgtgttttttataatcaGTGAGGGACCACTGACTTCTCAAAATATCACAAGAACGCAAGCATGTTtggagtaaatgacgacagaattttCACTTCTGGCCTTTTAATGATTCCTCTCTCTACAGCATATCtccaaattaatcaaaaatcaaccCTGAAACCTGTTTCCAAAAATCATCAGAAAATTCACAAGTACAAAAAgaacatttttgtgatttttttattattattattatttattattaaatatattgcagGGATAGTAGTACCTgtgtaatattttgaaatgaatttcTTCTACCTGATTTGAGcgtaaaaatgtattgttgacCAAACATCATCTATAAATGggaaagaaaaatattgtttccatttcaaaatggcttTCGGGAAACATGTTCCACCAAtgcgtaaagcactttgagtgtgcaggaaacgtgctatataaatgtaaggaattattattattaattattatttattcatttctatgtGAAACACTTTCATGAGCCCATTTAGccaataagacaaaaacatagtTTTACTAAAGTAAGCTTACATTTATCCacacaaaataaacctgactgtATTATTTGTAGTAAAGCCGTGGTTAATTGTGTTAAATATGCCATTTCAGCCTGCAGAATGGCATTTCAAACTGTGGCCtaacaaaaatatagaaaagaAATATCGAGTTTctgtaatataaaactaaataattcctCTCACTGTATAGTTCCTAAAGTTAACTAGACAGAAACAAATGTATGTTAATATTAACAGAATCACTCAAATAGCAATTAATCTGACTGATGTTAACGTTAAAGGTTTGATcgagcttttaagtaaaacaatagATTAAAGTTACAGTACcgttaatataacattaatatttacgTTACATTAAGTTGCATCaatgttagcattagcatcaaATGCTAATTAGCGCTACTAGCCTGAGACATACAGTAATAAACGTTACATCTAATTACACTGACTtaaatattcatttgtttaatttgtaattgtttattttatttaggttatTGTTTCTTTTTAATTCGCATTTTTCACTTAGTGAAGGCGGGTGTTCCGGAGAATTCAGTTCCCCCTGTTCCCCCCTTCACAGCGCATGCGCTGATTCTCAGTAATGACGTCATGCTTTCGCTTCGCTAGTGAATCAATTCGTGTtggttttgaaaataaaaataaataaaaatcgtgTTGGTTTTGCTGTATTAACAAGCCTAATGTTGGttgcattaaacattttttgttatatttagtaATTGTAATTTTTGCATGCACtcattaattgttttgttgttaatgtGTGCGTGATGTGCGTGTTTTTCTTTCAAACAAGCATTGTCTTTCAAATAAGCCTTGTCGAGAAAAATAGCACTGCAAAATTAGTGTCTCTTGTTTTAGGTAAGTCACAATGATGcttgtaatgtttaaaaattgcATAGACTGTTAATGCAAATATTTGTCACTTATCTGCATATGAAAACACAAGAGAACAGATTTTCTGTAAGCAAGGGAGTTTCctggattaaaaaacaaaacaacaatacaatGACGTCTTTTTAATCTAATAATTGTCTCCAACAGTTTTCATCTGCAGAAAGGGCTTTTAAACAACAATTATGGATACAGCACAGAAAACAGATAAAAGATAggctcaaaattttttttttttttttttaacttttttactaTCTATAAAGGGGTGTTACCATTGAAAAGGCATGGGAATTTTTTACATTGCCCAAAGAAGTGTTAACTCCTATATATTACCTTTTGTGGGTTTGAAAGGCACTACAATGATGCTGGTGACATTTTTTTAATGGTATAATTATGTCTAAACTCTTATATGTTCAGATAAGTGTATTTACAGTgatttatgttgtttttgtggACTACACAATGACCATATGCATTCACCTGCTTGGGTAAAtgggtacttttttatttttaacaatttttgtacCTTTAGTTCTTGTTAAATTGACAAaagctgttaaacattattttaatgatgaGGCAATTGTGGGTAATTACCCTGCATGATCTTTCAGATTGCCTGTGATTGATCACCAGTCATGTGTTGGCagaatagggctgtgcgatattgaaaaaacaaaataaaactaatattgcaatatttcgtTGGTCTGccttatatattgtgatataaatacaatttcaccagattggTTAAATAGCTCTGTTagaaaataattcattattttacattgattggcatgattttgtaggggactgGTTGAATCATGCATAAAACAATTTACAAGCATATAAAAACAGGGCAAAGACAAAACTGCTGAGATaaacagtgtgtttttttttttgtttttttttttgagcattcagtacagaaattgaataatcaaatgtaaaataacactagtcttctttatataaaaaaataagtacaattaatatttgtttaagaTATAAAAGTtataatttcttgtgcctgaatgtattaaactttttgaaatcacatgcaaataatactttttttatttaattttggttAAAATCTGCAGCTACTCCACAAATCACATGTACTCTGAACTCCTGTGCTGTTCAACATTGCAGATGTGACTACTGCAGATGGGCACATTGCAATATTAATGCTGATAAGATATATTGTACAGCCTATAATGAAGAATATCATTGCTTAGCTTGCTTTAAACACTTGAAAATGTGCACAAATTTTTGGTTGGTTcgttttaaaagattttagctttttttgctagtttatatatataataaatatataaatattcaaatagtAAACTCATTTAATGTATCATCCTTTTAATTTACGcctacttatgtttttttttagtataaCAAAATTGTTAGATTTAAATCTGATGTTAAAAAGATATTGTATATTGTGTTTTCCAATCCTCAGAAGCTTCACAATTCACACAGTAACACAATTTCCTCTGCTTCGGGAAAATCCGTACTcctgtgtttttaatgtaaagtcaCTTTCTGAAGATACATGAGAAGCTACGTAAATATgtctttcaaaacaacacaagtaTCACTGTgatttatctgaaataaaacacactataATTTGTGCAGTGTAGTATGGTTTATTTTTTTCGACAAGGCAAACTGTTTGAAAGAAACAAGCGAACGCGTGCTAAAAACAGGAACAATACCATAGACACGTGTGTCTAtgcaaataattacaaaatgttATAAACTCTGTGATGAAATAAACACTGGGCTTACGAAAATACAGCAAAACAACCATGAACTGTTTCAGTTCGCGAAGTGAATTCATGACGTCATGATTTGTGTACATGGAATCAGCTGTAAGTTGCGCATGCGCTGTGAATGGGGGAACAGGGGAACTGAATTCTCCGGAACACGGGCACTGTTGACTAACGTTAGTAACTCTAAATTAGTTGACTGCAATGCTGTGACGGTGTTAGCATGTAGCATGTTCACACATAAAATAAGTACAGTTCGCAATTAAAACCATTTCATACCTTTTGTTGTAACTTAATAAAATCTACTGCAATTAATGTCAATAAAGATGTTTAATCCACAAGAATTTGATCCTACCTGTTAGCGTTCACATAGGTTCGGTCCTTATTTAGGCTAGAGTGGGTTatttttgtgaatgaatctgtggatttaaataaattgtgagaGTCGATTCATCCTTGAcctattcataaatacaacagttgctttgttgctgaataaatgtCTTATTCACTTAAGACAGTGTCCTACCACCACCTACTGGCGGTTTCAGGTAATACATGGATAACttcattttgttgcatatttttctttttaatttattatttgaagcattattcatttaaaaaagaattcacAACAATAACGAATTTATATAaccataatatataaaatataatataactgataataataatactgttaaaatgataaataattgataacgaaaatataaaataactgaaatgagctactcaaaataaatgaatcacacacacacacacacacacacacacacacacacacacacacacacacacacacacacacacacacacacacactcgcacgtataaatatatataaacatgataaaaattgtaacaaaaagCAAAACGCAGAAAAGTTGTGCATGACAGGAAAAATACCTACATAGGCCTaagtgcaaaattaatttaatgaataattggAAAAAATGTGTATAAGCAGGTGGCTGTGTGAGCACATTAAGGCGAATGAGTCAGTCAGTCTAGCGCGGGCCTGCATTAgaagtttgttgtgttttaaaaagtctctACGTCATACCAAATGGAACTGTGGAACTCTGACATCATCAGTGACAGTAAAAAGCTTTTGACGTAGCAGAAACTCTCATTAGCTTCTTTGGATGtctagtagttcagtactttctgcgATTCAACAGTACAGTGATAAAATGGCATTTTCAAAACTGATTAACCGTCTGAAGAAAGCGTTTGGTGTTAAGTGTGCGAACGAACAACCGTGTGAGCCACTGGAACCCACCGGCAGCACGACAGAGAATCACCGTCATCTGATGACCGATGACCCGGCCGTCGCTGCAGGAAAACAGGCAGGGAGACAGAAAAAGAGGAAACTCAAATTGTCTCCCATCTTCTTCGCCTGTTTTTCCAGAAGAATAGCTACTGTTGTTGGTAAAATAGATTTATGAGCACTTTTAATTACTAAAGCATACTGttaaacacaccaaacacatcacataagtgtttaaagatcagaaatgaacattactggaagacattttagaaagagtttcttaaagccacagttcacataaacaagacaattctgtcataatttactccttaaacctgtttgaggtgctttcagccattgacttccacagtattttgtgttcctacaattaaggttaatggctgctgatttcaggaattttcttcagaatttgtagttttgtgtaaaaaacagaaaaaataagaattatttgtattaggattttttatttcagtgagcTTTGCCTTTAGATATATAGTTTACTTGTTTGCTAATTCAATGCAGAAAACCCATGAAGAtcatcaataaaaacacattgagtAATGTTTCTGCAAATGAACTGTTCAAATATCTTGTCAAAAAGAGTTGTAGAGTCATATTAATGATGTTCCTTCCTCTCATTAGATCAGCTATGTGTGCAGGAGATCCACGAACTTCACGCAGAGCCCATCAGTAGCTCTAAATTCTTCTGCACTGCTGTGAGCAACCTGGAGCTGGAAGTTCTCCAACCTCCAGCTCTTGATGCTCCAGCAGACGAAGATTTGGACTCTAAACCGGAAGTGAAAAGCTTTGACTCTGCAGTGGTCATTGACAACGACTCTGCAGAGCTTCACTTCCCAGAAGACAACGAATCCTCCCTCAGTGAGGACAGCCTGGAGCAAGAGCTTGATAGTCCTCCAAGTTCACCATCTGATGAGGACAATGAATCTCCAGTGAGCCAGCAGCTCATAACAGATGACATCTGTGACTCTGCCCTGGATGAAAACTCGAACCCTTTACCGGATCAGGTCTCACAAGAGGACTCTGCTGTGAAGTCTACAGCAGATGatgggacctgcttggacaatagtaagtttattgctggagttcagaacatttgtttaggctcatcaaactttgtaaaattatacagttgtagtcaaaattattcaccctcctgtgattttttattaatattttttaaatatttcaaaaatgatgCAGAGCAATATAGTTTAAGTATTCagaactttaagctgaacactggtatcttgaaaatatccagtaaatatgatgtactgtcatcacgacaaagataaaagacatcagttattagaaatgagttattaaaactatcatgttctgaaatctgacaataattctgacttcaactgtttgtgtttttatttggtttataatttaatgacattttcttcatttttaacagATGACATCAGCTGCCGCTACAAACTCGGAAAGCAGCTTGGTGAAGGAGGTTTCGGCTCCGTGTATGAGGGGATTCGCATACAGGATGGTCTGCAGGTATtcatttttgtagactcaaatCCTCTGATGAAGTTCCCTGTTTAAAGAACATCATCAGAGCTTTCATTGTTTGGACATTTCTGCTGACGAATGAATCCTCTGTTCAGGAtttatgactgaatgaaatgATCTCCGTGCACATGTTAATTGTTCGCTTGTTCCTTTAAACAGGTGGCAGTTAAATTTGTCCAGAAGACCCCAAATATGCAAGATGTCAGCTCTGTGAGTAGACTACACTTTCTGTTCGCTGTGTTCAGTTTATAAAgtcttatatttattatagacCACAGGCTGTGGTCAGAAACCCTTGTTTGAaaaccaacattattattttgttttcagtcatgtgaccaGCCACTTCCTCTAGAGATCACCTTGGCAAACATGGCCAGCGGTGGCTCCAGGTGTCCGAATATTATTAAGCTCCTGGACTGGCAGGTCTTTGAAAACCATTATGTCATGGTGATGGAGCGGCCTAGTCCAAGCATGGACCTGGAGGCATTCCTTGAAGTCAGCGGAGGAGTCCTCAGTGAGAAAACAGCACATACCATCATGAGGCAAGCTGTTTATGCGGCCAACGTGTGCTGTTACCGCGGGGTGTTCCACCGGGATATTAATCTTCAAAACCTGCTGGTGAACCCCGACACACTGGAAGTCAAGCTGATCGACTTCGGGTGTGGAGACTTCATGATGGAATCAGCCTACAGTCTCTTCTCTGGTAGGTGTTTTGaatagtgtggtcaaaagtatcgacttcggtaccaatcgattctgacatttaacaagtcaatttgagcgctgttaaacaccactgattggccattggtgttcacatgctcagcaaATATGACTGTGATGAGTGTCGGTATCGATTGGTAGtggatacttttgacaacactagttatGAATGTGCATAAGCATTATTAATATACGTATTGAAAGCTGGTTAATTAGCACAGCTGAAGCCCATCTGGTATATATATTCAACATGATGCTAAACTTAACGTCTCTCCTCCAGGCACAGAAGCGTACATCCCGCCAGAGTTTTATGAAAAAGGATGCTACCGGGCCAAACCAGCGACGGTCTATTCTCTTGGGGTTCTTCTGTTCACAATGCTCCATGGAGAATTCCCATCAGCGTATGACCTGTACTACCTTCAACATGACTggtccaaatttaccctctctcaaggtgagatgttcatcaaagaacaattaagtgaaacagcttaataataataacaacaataacctCACCTCTCCATTTCTTCTTCACAGAATGCTGTGATATGATGACGGCTTGTCTGCATGAGAATCCAGAGTGCAGAATTCCTCTAGAAGAGATGCCTTACCACGACTGGTCCATGCTGGAGTTCTGAGTCACATTAGCagaatgttttgtatatttgatttttgtacatgtctgtaataaagatatattttattgaaCTCACTTGTGTTGTGGCTTATATTGTGATCTAGCCCCAGTGTTGTCAGATTGTGTGGATTTAAAATGGTTTTGTTTGGGGTGACAAAAATTTGGCATGAGGTTTGAACAGCATCCAGTCCTTTCCAACAC from Danio rerio strain Tuebingen ecotype United States chromosome 13, GRCz12tu, whole genome shotgun sequence includes these protein-coding regions:
- the LOC110437868 gene encoding serine protease HTRA2, mitochondrial-like translates to MGSPFSLKNTITSGIVSSAQRGSKELGLSNSNMDYIQTDATIDFGNSGGPLINLDGEVIGINTMKVTAGISFAIPSDRVRLFLDRSADKQKSWFGESGSKRRYIGVMMLTLTPSIIEELRMRDPSFPDVSHGVLIHRVIVGSPANRAGMKPGDVIIEINGVKVNTSEEIYNAVRTSESLNVVVRRGADLLMLHMTPESTE
- the pimr161 gene encoding serine/threonine-protein kinase pim-2-like; its protein translation is MSSSSVLSAIQQYSDKMAFSKLINRLKKAFGVKCANEQPCEPLEPTGSTTENHRHLMTDDPAVAAGKQAGRQKKRKLKLSPIFFACFSRRIATVVDQLCVQEIHELHAEPISSSKFFCTAVSNLELEVLQPPALDAPADEDLDSKPEVKSFDSAVVIDNDSAELHFPEDNESSLSEDSLEQELDSPPSSPSDEDNESPVSQQLITDDICDSALDENSNPLPDQVSQEDSAVKSTADDGTCLDNNDISCRYKLGKQLGEGGFGSVYEGIRIQDGLQVAVKFVQKTPNMQDVSSSCDQPLPLEITLANMASGGSRCPNIIKLLDWQVFENHYVMVMERPSPSMDLEAFLEVSGGVLSEKTAHTIMRQAVYAANVCCYRGVFHRDINLQNLLVNPDTLEVKLIDFGCGDFMMESAYSLFSGTEAYIPPEFYEKGCYRAKPATVYSLGVLLFTMLHGEFPSAYDLYYLQHDWSKFTLSQECCDMMTACLHENPECRIPLEEMPYHDWSMLEF